In Ficedula albicollis isolate OC2 chromosome 19, FicAlb1.5, whole genome shotgun sequence, one DNA window encodes the following:
- the NXN gene encoding nucleoredoxin, translating into MLKLWNKYRVSNIPSLIFIDASTGKVVCRNGLLVIRDDPEGLEFPWGPKPFSEVVAGPLLRNNGQTLDSSALEGSHVGVYFSAHWCPPCRSLTRVLVESYRKIKEAGQKFEILFVSADRSEDSFKQYFSEMPWLAVPYADEARRSRLNRLYGIQGIPTLIVLDSKGDVITRQGRVEVLNDIECHEFPWHPKPVLELTDSNAVQLNEGPCLVLFVDSEDDGESEAAKQLIQPIAEKIIAKYKAKEEEAPLLFFVAGEDDMTDSLRDYTNLPEAAPLLTILDMSARAKYVMDVEEITPEIVEAFVSDFLADKLKPEPI; encoded by the exons CTGAAGCTGTGGAACAAGTACAGAGTCTCCAACATTCCTTCCCTAATATTTATCGATGCCTCCACTGGGAAGGTGGTTTGCAGGAACGGCCTCCTGGTCATCCGAGATGACCCTGAAG GTCTGGAGTTCCCTTGGGGGCCAAAACCCTTCAGTGAAGTTGTTGCTGGGCCTCTGCTAAGGAACAATGGGCAGACACTGGACAGCAGTGCCTTGGAGGGCTCTCACGTCGGGGTCTATTTCTCTGCACACTGG TGCCCGCCGTGCCGAAGCCTCACGAGGGTGCTGGTGGAGTCCTACAGGAAAATCAAGGAGGCAGGCCAGAAGTTTGAGATCCTCTTTGTTAGTGCAGACAG GTCAGAGGACTCCTTCAAGCAGTACTTCAGTGAGATGCCCTGGCTGGCCGTGCCCTACGCTGACGAGGCCCGACGGTCACGCCTGAACCGACTCTACGGCATCCAAG gCATCCCAACTCTGATCGTGCTGGACTCCAAGGGGGACGTGATCACGCGGCAGGGCCGGGTGGAGGTGCTCAACGACATCGAGTGCCACGAGTTCCCCTGGCACCCCAAGCCCGTGCTGGAGCTGACAGACTCCAACGCCGTGCAGCTCAATGAGGGGCCCTGCCTCGTTCTCTTTGTAG ATTCAGAGGATGATGGGGAGTCGGAGGCGGCAAAACAACTGATTCAGCCCATAGCTGAAAAAATCATCGCCAAGTACAAAGCCAAAGAGGAGGAGGCACCGCTGCTGTTCTTCGTGGCGGGTGAG GACGACATGACCGACTCCCTGCGGGATTACACCAACCTGCCCGAGGCCGCACCCCTGCTCACCATCCTGGACATGTCAGCCCGGGCCAAGTACGTGATGGATGTGGAGGAGATCACGCCCGAAATCGTGGAAGCCTTTGTCAGCGACTTTCTAGCAGACAAGCTAAAACCCGAGCCCATCTAA
- the GLOD4 gene encoding glyoxalase domain-containing protein 4 has translation FSGSPPAPELCVFLKVLRHEEFEEGCKASCNGPYDGKWSKTMVGYGPEDNHFVAELTYNYGIGEYHLGNDFLGITLVSSQAVSNAKKMGWPLKEITSGVFETEAPGGYKFYLEDKEKLKHDPVWKVTLGVSDLQKSVSYWSGLLGMKIYEKDEEKQRALLGYADNQCKLELQAVGGAVDHGTAFGRIAFSCAKDELPNIEALMKRENQRILTPLVSLDTPGKATVQVVILADPDGHEICFVGDEAFRELSKVDPNGDKLLDDAMAADNSDKWFAEHNMKKVSA, from the exons TTTTCGGGGTCACCTCCCgccccagagctctgtgtgtttctCAAGGTGCTGCGGCACGAGGAGTTCGAGGAGGGCTGCAAGGCCTCCTGCAACGG CCCTTATGATGGAAAATGGAGCAAGACCATGGTGGGCTATGGACCAGAGGACAATCACTTTGTGGCAGAGCTGACTTACAATTATGGCATTGGAGAATATCACCTGGGCAACGACTTCCTG GGCATCACTCTGGTgtccagccaggctgtgagcaATGCCAAGAAGATGGGGTGGCCCCTCAAAGAAATCACCTCTGGTGTCTTTGAAACTGAAGCCCCAGGAGGATACAAGTTCTACCTGGAAGACAAGGAAAAGCTCAAGCACG ATCCTGTGTGGAAGGTCACCCTGGGTGTCTCAGACCTGCAGAAGTCTGTGAGCTACTGGTCTGGTTTGCTCGGGATGAAAATATATGAGAAGGATGAGGAGAAGCAAAGAGCTTTGCTGGGCTATGCTGATAACCAG TgcaagctggagctgcaggctgttGGAGGGGCAGTGGATCACGGGACGGCGTTCGGGCGCATCGCCTTCTCCTGTGCCAAGGACGAG ctgcCAAACATTGAAGCCCTGATGAAAAGGGAGAATCAGAGAATTCTGACGCCTCTGGTCAGTTTGGACACTCCTGGCAAAGCCACGGTGCAAGTGGTTATTCTGGCTGATCCT GATGGCCATGAAATCTGTTTTGTGGGAGATGAAGCGTTCAGAGAGCTGTCCAAGGTGGACCCTAATGGTGACAAGCTGTTGGATGAT GCCATGGCTGCAGACAACAGTGACAAGTGGTTTGCTGAGCACAACATGAAGAAGGTTTCAGCTTAG
- the MRM3 gene encoding rRNA methyltransferase 3, mitochondrial: protein GAAVERGAAAPGLWYEKAAPGDRRLGKVVTIAKSRKFRDNHGKVLLEGHRLIKDALEAGAVPQTLFFSTVGHLKLLPEAEIKRASLVKVKFEDIKTWSDLVTPQGLLGIFSKPDPAKMSYPAAQLASSLPLLLICDNIRDPGNLGTILRSAAGAGCQKVLLTKGCVDPWEPKVLRAGMGAHFRVPIMASLDWESVPTNLPAGTRVCVADNNAPDAAAGTAASAAASPKAPVKPSPQAAPEHQDEEGAAAIPELAAQHYYEDWARAPVAVVIGGETHGLSPAALQLAASTGGKRLLIPVVPGVDSLNSAIAAGIVLFEGKRQLLWRHKQEDDREKLPVPG, encoded by the exons ggggcggccgtGGAGCGCGGCGCGGCCGCGCCGGGGCTGTGGTACGAGAAGGCGGCGCCCGGGGACCGCAGGCTGGG AAAAGTGGTGACTATTGCCAAGTCGAGGAAATTTCGGGATAATCATGGGAAGGTTCTGCTGGAGGGGCACAGGCTGATCAAGGATGCactggaggcaggagctgtgccacagacacTCTTCTTCAGCACTGTGGGGCACCTGAAGCTGCTGCCTGAGGCAGAGATAAAACGAGCCAGCTTGGTTAAGGTGAAATTTGAAGACATTAAGACCTGGTCTGACCTCGTAACTCCTCAGGGCCTTCTAG GCATCTTTTCCAAGCCTGACCCTGCCAAGATGTCCtaccctgcagctcagctcgCCAGCTCCCTGCCACTGCTCCTCATCTGCGACAACATCCGAGATCCAGGAAACCTGGGGACTATTCTGAgatctgcagcaggagcaggctgtcAGAAAGTGCTGCTCACCAAAG GCTGTGTGGATCCCTGGGAGCCCAAGGTGCTCCGTGCAGGCATGGGGGCTCATTTCCGTGTGCCCATCATGGCCAGCCTGGACTGGGAGTCTGTTCCCACCAACCTCCCTGCTGGCACCCGGGTCTGCGTGGCCGACAACAACGCTCCCGACGCTGCGGCCGGCAcggctgcctctgctgctgccagccccaaagCTCCTGTGAAACCCAGccctcaggctgctcctgagcaccaggatgaggagggagcagcagcaatcccagagctggctgcacagCATTACTATGAGGACTGGGCACGGGCTCCAGTGGCCGTGGTGATCGGAGGGGAGACCCACGGCCTGAGCCCGGCCGCgctgcagctggcagccagcaccGGGGGGAAGAGACTGCTCATTCCTGTGGTGCCAGGTGTGGACAGCTTGAACTCTGCTATTGCTGCTGGCATCGTGCTGTTCGAGGGCaagaggcagctgctctggaggcaCAAGCAGGAGGATGACAGGGAGAAGttgcctgtgccaggctga
- the GEMIN4 gene encoding gem-associated protein 4 has protein sequence PLRELRKADWPRAGVPITDALREIGERCPSPLGLWKKDAVAIVWAKILLPAPPAASLEWGWRDDGFFSVGAMIPDVNHTALFELVKALAVPRLLVQLLLALPPAVCRQQLEKLVEYISSETSPSDISFFLDVWWELMKHREGQEDATVSAFSALIHQHGAEPSLEDGRQPPKRFKGHPGNPPGLPISPGLPMVLLEGLKQIRGSIAQPRLRCYALANLAELLCAGLGPGHSPLPITDHLAKLSAVVSLWSSDTHSQFHPCELGEKVREAERSMNLLSLPRPSREELFGGLQLLCSLLQAWGEELQDTLRGSEELCFESYRLLDTLASLGKNLDFLLETRDLGDGETWVLLELTQLTKDFLRDTSAVLKNLDTSLVSSVAMAIIAHRLDRHVDTCSVFASEKTWAFSKAWVECLVKNKALFQNPELVLKLLETLVDFAMSHHDEEAQELQVQVTKAIVECYTELSLSDKNKVISGVLASWGGQGLSQNVQVVREGFQEDLNVTFNQITKSVSDEGLSRAVASMAKLTLLSPEATVKQVCHLAVVNLGAHQFLAQILCSFPALSFLESREDAGRPCSLVLRCLEEAVWGKLSTAREEEQFLQFLSFLMQPGSATPLVSPAEVSKAFVLPYLKSDSPQIELSLQILSKVLGIPSCSEEHWIKSCHPFPLLLSLCKLLDGYTKYWHQPREQPFPSLETKDLILSILCQLCELVGPETVPSSELWVQSLAWLHRKVASLDWTVGLRLKKLYGDYFKHEVPATLFEICRLPEAEWTARRRPAYGPGSGLLAWMECCCVSPALRDTMLALLAVNVGDPQEVNLFSKGFLVALVQVLPWCSQAEWKRLVPVVEQLLQRRVLHVPYTLEYVQHVPLLNLRPFACHLQLSVLFLRGFQLLCSSSCSTWLPPEAWLHVVQLYCTSLTDLLASIKATAGASSQPCVQEVSFTCIQVFCHLLHVAAMLPAGGCEEPLLVVALEVLSQYEVSSRADTSPCAALRRANEGHFLESITDNVGHEELRSTLLQKLSKLGAHSEH, from the exons cccctgcgggaGCTGCGCAAGGCGGACTGGCCCCGCGCCGGGGTGCCCATCACCGACGCGCTGCGCGAGATCGGCGAGCGCTGCCCCTCGCCGCTGGGCCTCTGGAAGAAGGACGCCGTGGCCATCGTCTGGGCGAAAATCCTGCTGCCGGCTCCTCCGGCCGCGTCGCTggagtggggctggagggatgaCGGGTTCTTCTCGGTGGGAGCGATGATCCCCGATGTGAACCACACCGCTCTCTTCGAGCTGGTCAAGGCGCTGGCCGTGCCCCGGCTcttggtgcagctgctgctggcgctgcctccagctgtgtgccggcagcagctggagaagctggTGGAGTACATCTCCAGCGAGACATCCCCGTCGGACATCAGCTTCTTCTTGGACGTGTGGTGGGAGCTGATGAAACACCGGGAGGGACAGGAGGATGCGACGGTGTCTGCGTTCAGCgctctcatccaccagcacgGGGCTGAGCCCTCCCTGGAGGATGGGCGGCAGCCCCCCAAGAGGTTCAAGGGTCACCCCGGGAACCCCCCGGGGCTGCCCATAT CCCCGGGGCTGcccatggtgctgctggaggggttAAAGCAGATCCGAGGCAGCATCGCCCAGCCCCGCCTGAGGTGCTACGCCCTGGCCaacctggctgagctgctgtgtgctgggctggggccgggccacagccccctgcccaTCACTGACCACCTGGCCAAGCTCAGTGCCGTGGTCAGCCTGTGGAGCAGTGACACTCACAGCCAGTTCCACCCCTGTGAGCTGGGAGAGAAGGtgagggaggcagagagaagcatgaacctcctgtccctgcccagacctTCTCGTGAGGAGCTCTTTGGTGGCTTGCAGTTGCTCTGCAGCTTGTTGCAGgcctggggagaggagctgcaggacactcTGAGGGGATCTGAGGAGCTCTGCTTCGAGAGCTACCGGCTCCTGGACACTCTGGCCAGCCTTGGGAAGAACCTGGATTTCCTCCTGGAGACCAGAGACCTGGGGGACGGTGAGACTTGGGTGCTGTTAGAGCTGACCCAGCTCACCAAGGACTTTCTCAGGGACACCAGTGCTGTCCTGAAGAATTTGGACACCAGCCTTGTGTCTTCAGTTGCCATGGCAATCATTGCACACAGGCTGGACCGCCATGTGGACACGTGCTCTGTTTTTGCATCTGAAAAGACCTGGGCTTTTTCAAAGGCCTGGGTCGAGTGCCTGGTGAAAAACAAAGCTCTGTTCCAGAACCCTGAGCTAGTTTTGAAACTGCTGGAGACACTGGTGGACTTTGCCATGTCCCACCATGATGAGGAGGCCCAAGAGCTGCAG GTGCAAGTGACCAAAGCCATCGTGGAGTGTTACACTGAGCTTTCATTAAGTGACAAAAACAAAGTGATCTCAGGTGTCCTGGCATCCTGGGGTGGCCAAGGTCTGTCCCAGAACGTGCAGGTTGTCAGGGAGGGGTTCCAGGAGGACCTGAATGTGACTTTCAACCAGATCACCAAGAGTGTGTCTGATGAAggcctgagcagggctgtggcttcCATGGCCAAGCTGACTCTGCTGTCCCCCGAGGCCACAGTAAAGCAGGTTTGTCATCTTGCTGTGGTCAACCTCGGAGCACACCAGTTCCTTGCCCAAATcctgtgctccttcccagcactgagctTCCTGGAGAGCCGTGAGGATGCAGGCAGGCCATGCAGCCTGGTGCTGAGGTGTCTGGAGGAGGCAGTGTGGGGGAAGCTTTCCACAGCGAGGGAAGAGGAGCAATTCCTTcagttcctttcctttctcatgcagccaggctcagccacCCCGCTTGTGTCACCTGCAGAAGTGAGCAAAGCCTTTGTCCTTCCCTATTTGAAGTCAGACTCTCCTCAAATTGAGCTGAGCCTGCAGATCCTCAGTAAGGTTTTGGGAATACCATCCTGTTCAGAAGAACACTGGATCAAATCCTGCCACCCATTCCCACTTCTCCTCAGCCTCTGCAAACTTCTGGATGGTTACACCAAGTACTGGCATCAGCCTAGGGagcagcccttcccttccctggagaCCAAAGACCTGATTCTGAGCATCCTCTGCCAGCTGTGCGAGCTGGTGGGACCAGAGACCGTCCCCTCCTCGGAGCTGTGGGTGCAGTCGCTGGCCTGGCTGCACAGGAAGGTGGCATCGCTGGACTGGACCGTGGGGCTCCGTCTGAAGAAGCTTTACGGGGATTACTTCAAGCACGAGGTCCCAGCGACGCTGTTTGAGATCTGCAGGCTGCCTGAGGCCGAGTGGACGGCGCGGCGCCGGCCGGCCTACGGGCCGGGCAGCGGGCTGCTGGCGTGGATGGAGTGCTGCTGCGTGTCCCCGGCGCTCAGGGACACCATGCTGGCGCTGCTCGCCGTCAACGTGGGCGACCCCCAGGAGGTGAATCTCTTCAGCAAAGGCTTCCTGGTGGCCCTCGTCCAGGTGCTGCCTTGGTGCAGCCAGGCTGAGTGGAAGAGGCTGGTGCCCgtggtggagcagctgctgcagag gcgGGTGCTGCACGTGCCCTACACGCTGGAGTACGTGCAGCACGTGCCCCTGCTCAACCTCCGCCCCTTTGCCTGCCACCTCCAGCTCTCCGTGCTCTTCCTCAGgggcttccagctcctctgcagctccagctgttccacCTGGCTGCCCCCTGAGGCCTGGCTGCACGTGGTGCAGCTGTACTGCACCAGCCTGACTGACCTGCTGGCTTCCATCAAAGCCACGGCCGgagcctcctcccagccctgcgTGCAGGAGGTGTCCTTCACCTGCATCCAGGTGTTCTGCCACCTGCTGCACGTGGCTGCCATGCTGccagctgggggctgtgaggagcCACTGCTGGTGGTGGCCCTGGAGGTGCTGTCACAGTATGAGGTGTCCAGCAGGGCTGACACGTCCCCGTGTGCTGCTCTGCGCAGAGCCAACGAGGGACACTTCCTGGAGTCCATCACAGACAACGTGGGGCACGAGGAGCTGCGCAGCACCCTCCTGCAGAAGCTCAGCAAGCTGGGAGCACACTCAGAGCACTGA